In Methanobacteriales archaeon HGW-Methanobacteriales-1, the following are encoded in one genomic region:
- a CDS encoding 50S ribosomal protein L44e, with translation MKMPKERRTYCPSCKKHTVHEVFESKRRKASELKWGQRQFRRVTAGYRGYPRPLPSGNKPIKKLDLRLKCKECGKAHIQKKSFRNGKIEFVA, from the coding sequence ATGAAAATGCCTAAAGAAAGGAGAACTTACTGCCCGAGCTGTAAGAAACATACCGTTCACGAAGTATTCGAATCAAAAAGAAGGAAAGCTAGCGAGTTAAAATGGGGACAAAGACAGTTCCGAAGAGTTACTGCGGGTTACCGAGGTTACCCAAGGCCACTTCCATCAGGAAACAAACCCATAAAAAAACTGGACTTAAGACTTAAATGCAAAGAATGCGGTAAAGCCCACATTCAGAAAAAGTCCTTTAGAAACGGGAAAATAGAATTTGTAGCCTAG
- a CDS encoding 30S ribosomal protein S27e, producing MAAFQNTKGNFLKVKCMDCGNQQVVFDRAASVVQCIICGKTLVKPKGGKSQITSQIVEVLD from the coding sequence ATGGCAGCATTCCAAAATACAAAAGGTAACTTCCTAAAGGTAAAATGTATGGATTGTGGAAACCAGCAAGTGGTCTTTGACCGTGCTGCTTCCGTAGTGCAGTGCATTATCTGTGGTAAAACCCTGGTAAAACCAAAGGGTGGAAAATCTCAGATTACCTCCCAAATAGTTGAAGTTTTAGATTAA
- a CDS encoding translation initiation factor IF-2 subunit alpha (eIF-2A; functions in the early steps of protein synthesis by forming a ternary complex with GTP and initiator tRNA), with product MVRRKNQWPDEGELVVGTVHKVLNYGAFASLEEYQGKEAFIHISEVSSGWVKNIRDYVRENQKIVARVLRVNPKKGHVDVSMKRIREDQRTKKIQSWKIEQKAEKFLELAGKTMDKDLDTAYNEVGYLMMDRFGDIYGAFEASAEEGESALMDEGVSEEWALAITKIAKKNITPPEVQITGYVDIKSYASNGVEIIKKALESAEGDNIVIQCVGAPRYRLIVKAPDYIQAEKDLKDAADRCIDLVEASEGEGIFHRELE from the coding sequence ATGGTAAGAAGAAAAAATCAATGGCCTGATGAGGGCGAACTAGTAGTAGGAACTGTACATAAGGTTTTAAACTACGGTGCCTTTGCCAGCCTGGAAGAGTACCAGGGTAAAGAGGCGTTTATTCATATTTCTGAGGTTTCCTCTGGTTGGGTAAAAAATATCCGGGATTATGTAAGAGAAAACCAGAAAATTGTTGCTCGTGTACTAAGAGTTAACCCTAAGAAAGGCCACGTGGATGTATCCATGAAGCGTATTAGGGAAGACCAGAGAACCAAAAAAATCCAGTCCTGGAAAATCGAACAAAAAGCAGAGAAGTTCTTGGAACTGGCTGGTAAAACCATGGATAAAGATCTGGACACTGCTTATAATGAAGTAGGATACCTAATGATGGATCGTTTTGGAGATATTTATGGTGCATTTGAAGCTTCTGCTGAGGAAGGCGAATCTGCCCTTATGGATGAGGGAGTTAGCGAAGAATGGGCCCTAGCCATAACCAAAATTGCCAAGAAAAACATTACTCCTCCTGAAGTTCAGATTACAGGATACGTTGACATTAAGTCATACGCTTCAAATGGCGTGGAAATCATAAAAAAAGCCTTAGAATCTGCTGAAGGTGACAATATTGTTATTCAGTGTGTCGGTGCTCCTAGATACAGATTAATTGTCAAAGCTCCTGACTATATTCAGGCTGAAAAGGATCTGAAAGATGCAGCTGATCGTTGTATAGACTTAGTGGAAGCGTCTGAAGGCGAGGGAATTTTCCATCGTGAATTAGAATGA
- a CDS encoding ribosome biogenesis protein, with amino-acid sequence MKMKMKRCKSCGEYTLKDSCPYCAGKVGVIYPAKYSPEDKYGKYRRILKEQMQDRVNETS; translated from the coding sequence ATGAAAATGAAAATGAAAAGGTGCAAATCCTGTGGGGAATATACTCTTAAGGATAGCTGCCCATATTGTGCTGGTAAAGTAGGAGTCATTTATCCTGCTAAATATTCTCCTGAAGACAAGTATGGAAAGTATCGTAGGATTCTAAAAGAACAGATGCAGGATAGGGTTAATGAAACTAGCTAA
- a CDS encoding proteasome assembly chaperone family protein, which yields MKETIINILEEVELNQPIFIEALPGIGHVGKLAADHIIEELGAVKMAEIYSPSFPPQVLVDENGIIHAMKNELYYLKSAGEDERDYLLLVGNTQGLSPEGQYEVCGLILDLVEKHGAKEIYTLGGLATGQPVETCAVFGAATNKDLAKKLEDHEVTLRSADGGIIGASGLLLGMGTLRGMEGVCLMGETPGYFIDAEAAKALLIVLMSLLNLEVDTESLEERAIETRKMISKAQQMEQEMVERTAMPPGEEDLRYIG from the coding sequence ATGAAGGAAACTATTATAAATATTTTAGAAGAAGTAGAGTTAAATCAACCTATTTTCATAGAAGCTCTTCCTGGTATTGGTCATGTTGGAAAACTCGCTGCAGATCACATAATTGAAGAACTGGGTGCAGTAAAAATGGCTGAAATTTATTCACCATCATTTCCTCCACAAGTACTGGTAGATGAGAATGGAATTATACATGCTATGAAAAATGAACTATACTATCTAAAATCTGCTGGAGAAGATGAAAGAGATTACCTACTTTTGGTGGGGAATACACAGGGCTTATCTCCTGAAGGTCAATATGAAGTTTGCGGACTCATATTAGATTTAGTGGAAAAACACGGTGCTAAAGAGATATATACTCTTGGTGGACTGGCCACGGGCCAACCTGTAGAAACATGTGCTGTTTTTGGTGCTGCAACTAACAAAGATCTGGCTAAAAAACTGGAAGATCATGAAGTTACTCTCCGGTCTGCAGATGGTGGTATTATTGGAGCATCAGGTCTTTTACTGGGCATGGGAACTCTCCGAGGAATGGAGGGAGTCTGTTTAATGGGTGAAACTCCAGGATATTTCATTGATGCTGAGGCAGCCAAAGCGTTACTTATTGTTTTAATGTCTCTTTTAAATTTAGAAGTAGATACTGAAAGTTTAGAAGAACGTGCCATTGAGACTCGTAAAATGATTTCTAAGGCTCAGCAGATGGAGCAGGAAATGGTGGAGCGCACGGCAATGCCTCCAGGTGAAGAAGATCTGAGATACATAGGTTAA